Proteins co-encoded in one Nicotiana sylvestris chromosome 7, ASM39365v2, whole genome shotgun sequence genomic window:
- the LOC104223029 gene encoding F-box/kelch-repeat protein SKIP11-like, translated as MLEDQSCLVSKDCQRESNLVACMNGKEPLVNYQERELVKCKLPNKSDAFNKLEVALSLGNSSASPNEQAGNKRHAGDNSDSSSLIHAIGRDNSISCLIHCSRSDYGSVASLNRSFRSLIRSGELYKLRRENGVVEHWVYFSCQLVEWEAFDPSRGRWMHLPAMTPDECFVLADKESLAVGTELLVFGKEIFSHVIYRYSLLTNTWSSGMQMNVPRCLFGSASKGEIGILAGGCDSQGNILSSAELYNSEAGTWKTLPSMNKPRKMCSGVFIDGKFYVIGGIGGAESKRLTCGEEYDLEKGTWREIPNMSPVQANAATSDAPPLVAVVDNELYAADYADMEVRKYDKQNKAWVTIGRLPERAASMYGWGLAFRACGNRLIVIGGPKGGAEYIEVNSWVPSEGPIQWDLLGRKRSGSFVYNCAVMGC; from the coding sequence ATGTTAGAAGATCAGTCTTGTTTGGTTTCAAAGGATTGTCAGAGAGAAAGTAACTTGGTGGCTTGCATGAATGGCAAGGAGCCATTGGTAAATTATCAGGAGCGTGAACTTGTGAAATGCAAGTTGCCAAATAAGTCTGATGCTTTCAACAAACTGGAAGTCGCTCTATCTTTGGGGAACTCTTCAGCATCCCCGAACGAGCAAGCTGGCAATAAACGTCATGCTGGGGATAATTCTGATTCGAGCTCTCTTATTCATGCCATTGGCCGTGACAATTCCATCAGTTGTCTCATTCATTGCTCTCGGTCGGATTATGGTTCCGTAGCATCTTTGAATCGTAGCTTTCGCTCATTGATTAGGAGTGGAGAACTTTACAAATTGCGGCGGGAAAATGGTGTGGTTGAGCATTGGGTTTATTTCTCCTGCCAACTGGTTGAATGGGAAGCTTTTGATCCTAGTCGCGGTCGGTGGATGCATCTGCCAGCTATGACTCCTGATGAGTGTTTCGTGTTGGCTGACAAGGAGTCGTTGGCGGTTGGCACAGAGCTGCTTGTGTTTGGAAAGGAGATCTTTTCGCATGTCATTTATCGTTACAGTTTATTGACAAACACGTGGTCATCTGGGATGCAGATGAATGTACCAAGATGTTTGTTTGGTTCTGCCAGCAAAGGGGAGATTGGCATTCTAGCTGGTGGCTGTGACTCACAAGGCAATATACTTAGCTCAGCTGAACTTTACAATTCGGAGGCAGGAACGTGGAAGACTTTACCGAGCATGAACAAGCCACGTAAGATGTGTTCAGGGGTATTCATTGATGGGAAATTTTATGTGATAGGAGGAATTGGAGGAGCCGAATCGAAGCGGTTGACTTGTGGGGAGGAGTATGATCTTGAAAAAGGAACATGGCGTGAAATCCCAAACATGTCTCCTGTGCAAGCTAACGCTGCTACATCTGATGCACCTCCTTTGGTTGCAGTTGTAGACAATGAGCTGTACGCGGCTGATTATGCTGACATGGAGGTGAGGAAGTATGACAAGCAAAATAAAGCATGGGTTACCATAGGACGGCTGCCCGAAAGAGCAGCTTCCATGTATGGTTGGGGTTTGGCTTTTCGAGCATGTGGTAACAGGCTAATTGTAATTGGTGGACCCAAGGGAGGTGCAGAATATATTGAAGTGAATTCATGGGTTCCAAGTGAAGGGCCGATACAATGGGACTTGCTTGGCCGAAAGCGATCTGGTAGCTTTGTGTATAACTGTGCTGTCATGGGGTGCTGA